The proteins below are encoded in one region of Planctopirus limnophila DSM 3776:
- a CDS encoding LysM peptidoglycan-binding domain-containing protein — MHRDQKIGLALGVLLIGAVAAFFFRNERSTMDGVPVISDVVELDAVIAEKNFRPYLGDSSRASDRTVARPVNDTLIIPPLNDPWEGSASGKIEAPVAPTDNPKQAMNRPSDETTQDLPAIPWPDDVLEVESVAPKQTGSSPSANGTQGFRSERQDQRGLTEATGDMSPANPTGMDRYQRSSGYRPGDAGSSDSEAVTMVTHVVKKGETLSSLSQKYLGRESRYLEIFDANRDQLRDAHGVRTGMTLKIPVTRNSRNIAETPRQTRDDPASPAPANGEKRLFVPFKPRPANAATWGPTTELPEAAPRRLSQQPPESSVLR; from the coding sequence GTGCATCGTGACCAGAAAATCGGTCTCGCCCTGGGTGTCCTGCTGATCGGAGCAGTGGCGGCATTTTTCTTTCGAAACGAACGCTCAACAATGGATGGAGTTCCCGTGATCTCCGACGTTGTTGAACTGGATGCTGTGATTGCCGAGAAGAACTTCAGGCCTTACCTGGGAGATTCCAGCCGCGCTTCAGACCGGACGGTCGCCCGTCCCGTCAATGATACACTCATCATTCCACCGTTAAATGATCCGTGGGAAGGATCTGCGTCTGGCAAGATCGAGGCACCGGTAGCGCCGACCGACAATCCTAAGCAGGCAATGAACCGTCCGTCTGACGAAACGACTCAGGATTTGCCGGCTATTCCCTGGCCTGATGATGTGCTGGAAGTGGAGTCCGTTGCGCCAAAACAGACCGGTAGTTCACCATCAGCTAATGGAACTCAAGGCTTTCGAAGCGAACGCCAGGACCAACGTGGACTGACTGAGGCCACTGGCGATATGTCGCCTGCCAATCCAACGGGAATGGATCGTTATCAACGATCAAGTGGTTATCGTCCGGGAGATGCTGGCAGCTCAGATTCTGAGGCCGTCACGATGGTGACTCATGTCGTCAAAAAGGGTGAAACATTATCGTCGCTCTCACAAAAATACCTGGGACGCGAAAGTCGTTATCTGGAAATCTTTGATGCCAATCGAGACCAGTTGCGGGATGCTCATGGCGTGCGTACCGGAATGACACTCAAAATCCCTGTCACCAGGAACTCGAGAAACATCGCGGAAACTCCTCGGCAGACGAGGGACGATCCTGCATCCCCAGCGCCTGCCAATGGAGAGAAACGATTGTTTGTGCCCTTCAAGCCGCGTCCTGCCAACGCCGCCACCTGGGGGCCAACGACGGAGTTACCGGAAGCGGCACCCCGTCGCCTGAGTCAGCAACCACCCGAATCCAGCGTGTTGAGATAA
- the glgB gene encoding 1,4-alpha-glucan branching protein GlgB produces MYAQNYKHLGAHPEIRDGVLGTHFAVWAPNAREVSVIADLNFWSHGQNWLQSSDDGVWRGFIPGIKPGDIYKYSLKTASGLRLEKSDPYAFAAELPPRTASVVSDLSGFRWNDEKWIRQREMKNIYEQPISVYEIHLGSWRRPTDGRRYFNYRELAVQLVEYVKPLGFTHLQLLPVTEHPFDGSWGYQTTGYFAPTSRFGTPHDFMFFVDYCHEHGIGVLMDWVPAHFPTDAHSLGNFDGTALYEHADPRKGFHPDWGTLIFNYGRTEVADFLLSSARFWMDVYHVDGLRVDAVASMLYLDYSRKAGEWMPNMFGGRENLEAIQFLKDLNVVIHQDFPGVLMVAEESTSWGGVSRPVYTGGLGFGFKWDMGWMNDTLRYFRRDPIYRRHHQNELSFRMVYAFTENFMLPLSHDEVVHGKRSLISQMPGDHWQQFANLRVLYGYQFTTPGKKLLFMGGEIAQWTEWNHDAQLDWELTKFQFHHGIQKLIADLNQLYRSESALHYGDCDAEGFSWISADDYQNSVYSWVRYGSHPENLLVVMMNLTPIPRHNYKVGVPLAGFYKEVLNTDSSNYGGSNVGNSGGVYSEIGQLHGHGQFIQVTLPPLGMIVLKPITRPAAVLEATAGKVAAD; encoded by the coding sequence ATGTACGCACAGAATTACAAGCATTTGGGCGCTCATCCGGAAATTCGTGATGGGGTTTTAGGGACTCATTTTGCTGTTTGGGCACCGAATGCCCGCGAAGTCAGCGTGATCGCTGATCTGAATTTCTGGAGTCATGGGCAGAACTGGTTGCAATCCAGTGATGATGGCGTGTGGCGGGGCTTTATTCCCGGGATCAAGCCCGGAGATATTTACAAATACAGCCTGAAGACGGCCTCCGGCTTGAGACTCGAAAAGTCTGATCCCTATGCCTTTGCAGCCGAGTTACCACCACGGACTGCATCTGTCGTTTCCGATCTTTCGGGCTTTCGTTGGAATGACGAAAAGTGGATTCGTCAGCGGGAAATGAAGAATATTTATGAGCAGCCCATCTCGGTTTACGAGATCCATCTGGGATCGTGGCGGAGGCCAACGGATGGGCGACGGTATTTCAATTATCGTGAACTGGCCGTGCAACTCGTCGAATACGTCAAGCCATTGGGTTTTACCCATCTGCAGTTGCTGCCAGTGACGGAGCATCCTTTTGATGGCTCATGGGGCTATCAGACCACGGGTTATTTTGCGCCGACCAGTCGATTTGGAACGCCTCACGACTTCATGTTCTTCGTCGATTACTGTCATGAGCACGGCATTGGTGTACTCATGGACTGGGTCCCCGCTCATTTTCCGACCGATGCACACTCGCTCGGAAATTTTGACGGGACCGCCCTTTATGAACATGCTGACCCCCGCAAAGGATTTCATCCCGACTGGGGCACTCTGATTTTCAATTATGGTCGCACGGAAGTGGCTGATTTTCTGCTCTCCAGTGCCCGATTCTGGATGGACGTCTACCATGTGGATGGCCTGCGGGTCGATGCCGTGGCCTCTATGCTGTATCTCGATTACTCGCGAAAAGCCGGAGAGTGGATGCCGAACATGTTCGGCGGGCGTGAGAATCTGGAAGCCATTCAGTTTTTGAAAGATTTGAACGTTGTTATCCACCAGGATTTTCCTGGCGTCCTGATGGTGGCTGAAGAGTCGACGTCGTGGGGTGGTGTTTCCCGCCCTGTTTATACAGGGGGGTTAGGTTTCGGCTTCAAATGGGATATGGGCTGGATGAACGATACTTTGCGGTATTTCCGCAGAGATCCCATTTATCGCCGGCATCATCAGAACGAACTCTCATTCCGGATGGTGTATGCCTTTACTGAGAACTTCATGCTGCCACTCTCACATGATGAAGTGGTGCACGGCAAACGCTCGTTAATCAGTCAGATGCCCGGAGATCATTGGCAGCAGTTTGCCAATCTGAGAGTTCTTTATGGCTATCAGTTCACCACACCAGGCAAGAAACTGCTCTTCATGGGTGGTGAAATCGCCCAGTGGACCGAATGGAATCATGATGCTCAACTCGATTGGGAACTGACCAAATTCCAGTTTCATCACGGCATCCAGAAACTTATTGCGGATTTGAATCAGCTCTATCGATCCGAATCGGCATTACATTATGGCGATTGCGATGCAGAGGGCTTCTCATGGATCAGCGCTGATGATTATCAGAACAGCGTTTATTCCTGGGTGCGCTACGGCAGTCATCCCGAGAATCTGCTGGTTGTCATGATGAATCTCACACCCATTCCCCGGCACAACTACAAAGTGGGTGTCCCGTTAGCTGGCTTCTACAAGGAAGTCCTCAACACAGACTCCAGTAACTACGGGGGTTCGAATGTAGGGAACTCGGGTGGTGTCTACAGCGAAATCGGACAACTTCATGGGCATGGCCAGTTTATTCAGGTGACATTGCCACCATTAGGCATGATTGTGCTGAAACCCATCACTCGGCCAGCGGCTGTACTCGAAGCCACGGCAGGAAAAGTGGCGGCAGATTGA
- a CDS encoding ABC transporter ATP-binding protein — translation MIETTSAVLKIDHLVTQFRTENGYFTAVNGLTLNIGKGRILGLVGESGSGKSVTSLSIMRLLPESSARIAEGTITFLGKDLVRLPSRQMQELRGHDISMIFQEPGTSLNPVYKVGSQVAEVLLLHKQATKKNVMQRVIELFHEVGIPNPGERIHSYPHEMSGGQKQRVMIAMALACNPQLLIADEPTTALDVTIQAQILGLIRKLQQTRQMSVLFITHDLGVIAEIADDVAVMYRGKLVEQGPIEKIFTNPQHPYTRGLLACRPTLESQKKRLNTVADFMDVVENQATGEYTIVEKHANSERLVLAEKNARDRLFSPRSEVISLGYDVSAIPETRFIPEGTKPLLSVRDLQVYYPVRTGFLRRVTGHIKAVDGISFNVYRGQTLGLVGESGCGKTTTGRALMRLISFTGGEFDFNGIPWSQLSERNLRHHRRKLQIVFQDPYASLNPRMTVEAHLTEAMAVHQLGANKNDRRDMAAQLLVEVGLKEEHLPRYPHEFSGGQRQRICIARALAVEPEFIICDESVSALDVSVQAQVLNLLKDLQEKRGLTYIFISHDLSVVKFMSDMIAVMNQGRLVEYGPSELIYADPRDEYTRRLISAIPQVSEEKLRQRIAAGNKETAL, via the coding sequence TTGATTGAGACGACATCGGCAGTGTTGAAAATCGATCACCTTGTGACGCAGTTCCGTACGGAGAACGGCTACTTTACCGCAGTGAATGGTTTGACACTGAATATCGGAAAAGGGCGAATTCTCGGACTCGTGGGAGAATCTGGTTCAGGCAAGTCAGTTACTTCGCTCTCCATCATGCGGCTGTTACCAGAAAGCAGCGCCAGGATTGCCGAGGGCACGATTACATTTCTTGGCAAAGATCTGGTGAGATTACCCTCGCGGCAGATGCAGGAACTGCGCGGCCATGACATCAGTATGATTTTTCAGGAGCCGGGGACATCGCTGAACCCGGTGTATAAGGTCGGAAGTCAGGTCGCCGAAGTATTGTTACTTCACAAGCAGGCCACCAAAAAGAATGTCATGCAGCGAGTGATCGAGCTTTTTCATGAAGTGGGAATTCCCAATCCAGGTGAGCGAATTCACAGCTATCCTCACGAGATGTCTGGTGGCCAGAAACAGCGTGTGATGATTGCCATGGCGCTGGCTTGTAATCCCCAGCTGCTGATTGCCGATGAACCCACGACGGCGCTTGATGTCACGATCCAGGCACAGATACTGGGGTTGATTCGAAAATTGCAGCAGACACGGCAAATGTCTGTGTTATTCATTACTCATGACCTGGGTGTGATTGCAGAAATTGCGGATGATGTTGCCGTCATGTATCGAGGGAAACTGGTCGAGCAGGGGCCCATTGAAAAGATCTTCACGAATCCGCAGCATCCTTACACCCGAGGATTGCTTGCCTGCCGCCCGACGCTTGAGTCACAAAAGAAGCGGTTGAACACAGTAGCGGACTTTATGGACGTCGTGGAAAACCAGGCGACTGGTGAGTACACAATCGTGGAGAAGCATGCCAACAGCGAACGATTGGTGCTGGCGGAGAAGAATGCCCGGGATCGCTTGTTTTCTCCCAGATCCGAAGTGATTTCGTTAGGCTACGATGTCTCGGCGATTCCTGAGACCCGATTCATTCCGGAAGGAACCAAGCCTCTATTATCGGTACGTGATCTACAGGTCTATTACCCTGTACGCACTGGTTTCCTGCGTCGAGTCACTGGGCATATTAAAGCTGTGGATGGAATCAGCTTTAATGTGTATCGAGGCCAGACATTGGGGCTTGTTGGAGAATCAGGCTGCGGAAAAACCACGACGGGAAGAGCCCTGATGCGGCTGATTTCATTCACGGGTGGAGAGTTTGACTTTAACGGAATCCCGTGGAGCCAGTTATCGGAGCGAAATTTAAGACATCATCGCCGCAAACTGCAGATTGTCTTTCAAGATCCTTACGCATCGCTGAATCCTCGCATGACTGTCGAGGCGCATTTGACGGAAGCGATGGCTGTGCATCAGCTTGGTGCCAACAAAAATGACCGCCGCGACATGGCAGCACAATTGCTTGTCGAGGTGGGTCTCAAAGAAGAACATCTGCCCAGGTATCCGCACGAATTCTCCGGTGGTCAAAGGCAACGGATTTGTATTGCCCGGGCACTGGCTGTGGAGCCGGAATTTATAATTTGCGATGAGTCGGTGTCGGCACTGGATGTCTCGGTTCAGGCGCAGGTGCTCAATTTGTTGAAAGATCTGCAGGAAAAACGCGGGCTGACTTATATCTTCATCAGTCACGATCTCAGTGTGGTGAAGTTCATGTCGGATATGATTGCCGTCATGAATCAAGGGCGTCTTGTGGAGTACGGCCCGTCCGAACTGATCTACGCTGATCCGCGGGATGAGTACACCCGGCGTCTCATCTCCGCGATCCCTCAGGTCTCTGAGGAAAAACTCAGGCAAAGGATTGCGGCTGGCAACAAAGAAACTGCTTTATGA
- the truB gene encoding tRNA pseudouridine(55) synthase TruB, with the protein MKWGFLNIHKPLRMTSRDVVSKIERAVRPLKVGHAGTLDPLAEGVLVIGIGPATRLTEHVQALPKGYSATFHLGQTTETDDAEGQLSTQVDTQHLTRELIEQELTHFCGQIQQIPPRFSAVHVAGKRAYDLARSGQDFELTPKTVEVHQLALTKYANPDIELQIECGSGTYIRSLARDLGEKLQCGAYMSALTRTHIGPFHLDSALRLDSLPNGFSLADLQPLLLHPMLAFTESQRWVATRQAVVDLQHGKNISGDALQALHSTAESQPEIPAHVCILNEDREVIAVAEFCPQTKLLRPRIGIPKHFLEAHSC; encoded by the coding sequence ATGAAGTGGGGCTTTCTCAATATCCATAAACCACTGCGAATGACCTCACGCGATGTGGTCAGCAAAATCGAACGTGCTGTTCGCCCCCTGAAGGTCGGGCATGCTGGAACTCTCGATCCACTCGCAGAAGGTGTTCTGGTCATTGGAATCGGCCCGGCAACTCGTCTGACGGAACACGTTCAGGCGTTGCCCAAAGGATATTCTGCCACCTTCCATCTCGGGCAAACCACCGAAACAGACGATGCCGAGGGACAACTCTCGACCCAGGTCGATACGCAACATCTCACTCGCGAATTGATCGAACAGGAACTCACTCATTTTTGTGGCCAGATTCAGCAGATTCCCCCTCGCTTCAGTGCCGTCCATGTGGCGGGGAAAAGAGCTTATGACCTGGCCCGATCTGGGCAGGATTTTGAGCTGACGCCTAAAACGGTTGAGGTTCATCAACTCGCGTTGACAAAGTACGCCAACCCGGACATCGAATTGCAGATCGAATGTGGCAGTGGCACTTACATTCGATCCCTGGCAAGAGATCTCGGGGAGAAACTTCAGTGCGGAGCCTATATGTCCGCACTGACACGCACACATATTGGACCATTTCACCTCGATAGCGCACTGCGGCTCGACAGCCTGCCGAATGGCTTCAGCCTGGCTGATCTCCAGCCGCTGTTGCTCCACCCCATGCTGGCATTTACTGAATCTCAGCGCTGGGTGGCCACGCGCCAGGCCGTCGTAGATCTGCAGCATGGCAAAAACATCTCAGGTGATGCTTTGCAGGCCCTGCACTCAACGGCAGAGAGTCAACCAGAGATTCCTGCCCATGTCTGCATCCTGAATGAAGACCGGGAAGTGATTGCGGTCGCCGAGTTTTGCCCGCAGACGAAACTTCTTCGTCCGCGCATCGGCATCCCCAAACATTTCCTGGAGGCACACTCCTGCTGA